GGTGTTATGAGCCTGGACGACCTGCTGCATCTCCTCCTGATCGATTTTCCAGCGCTCTCGCCTGCTCCCCTCGTCGCTCCTCAAGACGGCGATCGATTCGGGTGGATAGTTCGTGCGCTCTTGGGTCAGGTAATTGATGAGGGCCGTTTTCTGTTGGCTGTCCAGTACGGGCAGGGCCTCGCTGAGGAAGAACAGCGTCTCGCCCGGGTGACCCCACGTGAGTCGGCCCTTGTGGAACCAGTACAGCGCGAAGCCGTTGGTCGCTGGATACCAGGGGGCGAGGTGCCCCGCGTCTAGCACCTTCTGCGTCTCGTTGCGGAGCCTTTGCGCGATCCAGGAAGGCTCTCCCGTCCCTGAGCTGGTGACTCTGGCCTCTTTGACGTATTTCCCGAGCCCTGTCACGGAGTACGTGTATTGGTCGGCTCCCTCAAATCCCACGTAGGGTCCGATCGCGGTGAACAGGTTTGTAGAGACCGGCTCTGTGGGGGTCTGGATGGGGAAGCCTTCCTCCCTGGCCAGGGCGAGCATGGGGGGCAGGGGGGCCAGCCTTGTACCCCCGCTTCGGATCGTGACGTAGTTCAAACGCCCCGTGACGGTGATCGTGTCCGTGGTCTCGTCGTAGGCGTAGGTCTCCGTAGCGGAGACGGGGACCTCTGCGAGGTGCCCGGCCCACCAGTTTGCCCTCGCGATGACGCTTTGAGGAAGCCCCGAAGTCCACTGATCCGTCTCGCCGACCAGCGGATATTTGTCCCCAAAGAGGGGAAGGATGGCGATTCGGCCCGCCTGTGAGGAGAATCGCACTTCAAGCCCGCTCGATTGCGGTGTGATGCTTACAGGAGACCGCTCAAAGATGAACAGAATTGGTGAGTCCACAGCATACACGGGCACGGGCAGGCCGAACTGTGAGTTCCAAGGGAAGTTCGTTGACTCGAATCCTGCGCCCGAGCCGAACCAGACGAGAAGCCAGGAACTGTTCAGACCGTCAAGCGGCAGATTCGCGATCTCAGATTGCGATACCACGCGATCCGGAGTGGCGAAGTAGCGGGGCTGTGGAGCCCCTCCGCCGAAGAACGTGATCGTCTGTGAGGTGGTCTCCGCGACCAGGGCGGGGGTCAGACGGCTGATGTAGAGCCTCAATGTGGAGGCGAAATCGACAGTGACATGTGACCAGTCGTTTTCCACCACGGTATAACCGGATGAGGAGGCTCCCGTGTATATGGTGCCAAAATCCAACGGCGGATTTTGGGGTGGAATCTGCGCTCCTGTAGTGCCGAAGGGAACGATGGTGTCGTATATGCGCGCGTTCTTCTGCAACCTGGGCCAATCCTGCAAGAGCACTTGGAATCCCAGGCCTGCGGCCTGATCGTTAAAGATGCCTTTCCCCTGTCCGTCCGCCTGGAAGTCCGGCCATCCTTGCGCGTGCGTTACGGCGTTTCCTGTCGGAAAATACCAGAAAATGGAGCCCGCCATGAACGCCAGCAAGAAGAGCCAGATGGTCCCCTTCTTCGTTTTTCCCATCATGGTCCACCTCACTGTGACGTCCAGGCCGCGATTTGATGAAACACGATATGGTAGAAATATCCATTTGCGATCGACACGCTGTTGTTCGCGTTGTTCACGTTATCTGTCAACTGCCACCACCGTCTAGGTACATCATTGGAGGAGAACGGATAGAACTGTCTGGTTCTCCAGTCGAATACGCCGGTCCACTGGGCGTTTGCCTCCTGGGTGTGGAAGAGATACAGGAGATCCCCTCCCACGCTGGCATTCACGTTTTCCGTGGCGTTCCCACCGCTGAAAGGTGGCGGCGGCAGGATGATGTCATCGATGAGCTGTGTCTGCAGGTTCAGCCGTCCCCATCCATAGCCGATGAAAATCCAGGGGATCACCACGCCTCCCTTCCCGTCCGCCACGGGAGGCGGCGGTGGCCCGGGAAGGGTCATCGCGTGGAAGTGCGGCGGGATAAAGGCTTGCCGCCCGTCGGATTCATTGAGGATAAATAGACTTTGCTCGTACGGATGGTCCGTGAAGTATTGGACCACGTTACTCTGGGCGTCACGGAGCTCTTGTGGCATGGGAGATCCGCCATACAGGAAATCGTTGTACTGCTGGATACGAGAGCTGTATTCCCCAGCGTTCCAGGTCCTGTTGAAGGGGGCGATGCCCTCGATGATGTTCGTCGTATGCGTCATCATCGGACGGATCATCACATATCCCTGATAGACGACCGGGTGATATTGTCGGCAGCTTTGGCCATACAGCTTCTCGCTTCTCCACACCTCCGCGCCCGTCTGGGAGTTCAAAGCGTGTACGTACATCGCCTCGTCGCAGAAGTAGACCCGGCCGTTGTTATAGGCGGCCGTGTTCAGGATAGGCGCTCCCGCGTCGAAGCTCCATTTCTGACTTCCCGTCTCCAGGTCCAATGCGTAGAAGATGCCTGCTCGTTCGCCTATGAAGACGGTGCTCTCGGCGATCAGAGGGG
This genomic window from Chloroflexota bacterium contains:
- a CDS encoding PQQ-like beta-propeller repeat protein; its protein translation is MKRSKRSVLLIVLILTLLTITLTQAIASTSTTQAVVTAHAEATPTASDVPDTSITQIAAPGEWPQLQHDPQRTGYTPETVNPPFQLAWYRNFQPERVSPNVQAIVCDGKVFVPTEAGNLYALDATNGQELWRYNAGSAVLHTAACEAGKVIIATLDGSVHAVATATGALVWRFQAGGHTGFSSAPLIAESTVFIGERAGIFYALDLETGSQKWSFDAGAPILNTAAYNNGRVYFCDEAMYVHALNSQTGAEVWRSEKLYGQSCRQYHPVVYQGYVMIRPMMTHTTNIIEGIAPFNRTWNAGEYSSRIQQYNDFLYGGSPMPQELRDAQSNVVQYFTDHPYEQSLFILNESDGRQAFIPPHFHAMTLPGPPPPPVADGKGGVVIPWIFIGYGWGRLNLQTQLIDDIILPPPPFSGGNATENVNASVGGDLLYLFHTQEANAQWTGVFDWRTRQFYPFSSNDVPRRWWQLTDNVNNANNSVSIANGYFYHIVFHQIAAWTSQ